CAGTGTCTTTCTTTGGTCAGCGATGGCGATAGCAGATCTGATGGTTTTAGGGGTGATTGTAGGCAGCAACAACCTCGCGGTATCCTTTGCGCTCGGTGCGATGAATACTGGGAAGTATCACGCGCGAATTCTGGTGACTTTCGGGCTTTTTGAGTTTTTTGTGCCCCTGGCAGGATTGCTTATCGGAAGGTATTTCTCGCAACTTATTGAGAGCTATGCTACCGCCCTGGGTGCGGCCCTCTTGATGGCGCTCGGACTTTTTGCTGTAGGAAAGTCGCTCATGGCCCGGGACCAAAGCCAACAACTCTCCCGACAAATCACCAGCTACCGGGGCATTTTTTGGTTGGCACTTGGAGTCAGCCTCGACAATTTAATAGTGGGTTTTAGCCTGGGGCTCAAAGATGTGCCTGCACTATTGCTGGCCGGAGTGATTGCTTTCTTTTCGGTTTGTTTCGCTTTCGTGGGTCTAAAGGCCGGCAGGTATCTCAGCCGTCGGTCGCGCACCATCACAGAGGTTTCAGCAGGTGTACTCCTGATTATGCTTGCCGTTGCGATTTACCTGGGTTGGTTTTAATGGATTATGAACTAAAAAAGTGGCTAAAGGCAAGTTTTGCAATGGCGCGGGTTTACAACACGTACCTGTTTACTTTTGGCCTGCTTTTTGAAATCTCCCATACCATGAAAACATGGGCCACTATATTTGCCTTGATGCTGATGCTTCCGCTGGCCGGTGAGGCGCAGAAGAACCATCCTCCCGTGGTGAGCCTCGATACCTTACAACGTATTACTCAACTCCCAGTGGTGACGCAAAACGCCTTTAAGCCCGGTGAAAAACTCACCTATCGCGTGCGCTACGGGTTTATTCAGGCCGGTGAAATTTCCATAGAAGTTAAACCTACCAGCCGCGTGTTCAGCGGACGCAAGGCGCATCACATAGTGGGTGTGGGTCAGACCATCCGCGCATTCAGCTGGTTTTATAAAATGCGCGATCGCTACGATTCTTACATAGATGCCGAGGGCCTGTTTCCGTGGGAGTTTGAGCGCGACCTCAAAGAGAGCAACTACGCCTCTCACAAAAAATACCGCTTTTACCCCGACCGCGGCGCTGTAGAAACCCACAAGGGTCAAACCTACGCAACTCCGCACGGTGTGCAGGATATGATTTCGGCCTTTTATTACGCCAGAACCTTTGATTTCAGCAGGGCAAAACCGGGCGACGTGTTCAGCGTGGAGTCGTTTATGGACGAGGAAATCTTCAACCTTCAGGTGAAGTTTCTGGGCCGTGAAACCATCAAAACCAAAAAAGGCACCTTCCGTTGCATGAAGTTTGTCCCCCATGTACAGGAGGGCCGCGTCTTCAAAAAAGAAGAAAGCGTGGTAATCTGGATTTCCGACGACGCCAACAAAATACCCGTGTTGGCACAGGCCGACATCGTGGTAGGCTCCATCAAAATTGAGTTGGAAGACTACGAAGGTATTGCCAATCCGTTGGCTATGTACTAAACCAGAATCTGGTGTTACAATCCGAGCAGCACTTCCTCGGGTGACTTGCCGCCAAAAATGAGGCGCGTCGGGTTCTCCAACATCTCCTTCACCGCAACCAGGAAACTCACCGACTCTTTACCGTCAATGATGCGGTGGTCGTATGAGAGGGCCACATACATCACCGGGCGAATTACCACCTGACCGTTTTCTGCAATCGGGCGCTCTACGATGTTGTGCATACCCAGAATTGCGCTCTGCGGCGGGTTGATAATGGGCGTGCTCAACATGGAGCCAAACACCCCACCGTTGGTAATGGTGAAAGTCCCTCCGGTCATTTCTTCGATGCTGATCTTTCCGTCGCGCGCCTTAACAGCAAGGTCCTTGATGCCGGCTTCAATGTCGGCCAGGCTCATTTGCTCTGCATTGCGCAATACCGGCACCATCAGCCCTTTGGGCGAGCTTACCGCAATGCCAATGTCGGCGTAGTCGTGGTACACAATCTCCTGGCCATCCAGCTGAGCATTGACGGCCGGAAACTGGCGCAGTGCTTCAGTCACCGCTTTGGTGAAGAATGACATAAACCCAAGCCCCACACCGTGTTGCTCCTTGAAAATGTCTTTGTAGCGATTGCGCACATCCATGACAGGCTGCATGTTCACCTCGTTAAAGGTGGTGAGCATGGCAGTATCGTTTTTCACCGATACAAGGCGCTCACTGATTTTGCGGCGCAGCATGGACATTTTTTCGCGCTTCGAATCACGAGTGCCTCCCCAACCGGTTGCGTGCTCTGCACTGAAACCGCCTGCCATGGCTGCAAGCACATCCTGCTTGGTAATGCGCCCGTCTTTTCCTGTGCCGTTCACCTGATCCGAACGAACCTTGTTTTCGTCCATCAGCTTGCGGGCTGCGGGCGAGGGGTGTCCGGTAGCGTGGCCTGAAGCACTTTGCTCTTTGGCAGGGGCGGCGGTTTTAGAGGCTGCGGCCGAAGCGGATTCTTTCTTTTCCTCCTTAGCCGGAGCTTTTTCTTCTTTTTCTTCTTTCTTGGCTGCAGGGGCCTCTTCTTTTTTAGCCTCACCTGCGGGTTTTTCGGCGCTGGTATCAATCAGGCAAACCACGGCGCCAACGGCAACCGTGTCGCCTTCTTCCGCCTTGAGGGTAATAACACCGCTATCCTCTGCCGGAAGTTCCAGGGTTGCTTTGTCGGAATCTACCTCGGCAATGGCCTGGTCTTTCTCAACATAATCTCCATCCTGCACCAGCCAGGTGGCAATTTCTACTTCCGAGATGGATTCACCCGGACTGGGCACTTTCATTTCTAATATCATGAAACCGTACTTTTCTTGTTGGATTTGGATTTTTTAGGGGCATAAGCAAACAGGTCTGACAACACCGTTTCCTGGCGGAAGCGGTGAATAATGGGCGAACCTCCTGCCGGGCTGGCGCTTTCCTCGCGACCTACATACTGCAGTTGCAGATCGCGCAGCTTGCGCATCACAAATGACCATGCGCCCATGTTTTCAGGTTCTTCCTGCAGCCACACAAAGTTTTTGGCCTGCTTGTATTTTTTAATCAACGCACGGAGCTGTTTCTCCGGGAAGGGATACAACTGCTCCAAACGGATGATGGCCATGTTGTGACCGCGTTCTTCGCTCTCGCGTTTTTCAATGGCGTCGTAGTAAATCTTTCCGGTGCAGAAAACCAGGGTATCCACCTCTGCAACCTTCACCGTTTCGTCGTCAATCACCTCGCGGAAACCGCCCTGACTCATTTCTTTCAATGATGAAACCGCTCTGGGGTAACGCAACAGCTTTTTGGGAGTGAACACCACGAGGGGCTTTCGGAAAGGCCGGTGCAACTGTCGTCTGAGCAGATGGAAAAAGCTGGCTGGCGTGGTGGCGTTGCAAACCTGCATATTGTCTTCGGCACAAAGCGACAGGAATCGCTCAACGCGCGCGCTGCTATGCTCCGATCCCTGACCTTCGTAGCCATGGGGGAGCAGCATCACAATGCCGTTCATTGTGCGCCATTTTTCTTCAGCAGCACTGATAAACTGGTCAATGATGATTTGCGCGCCGTTGTTAAAATCGCCGAATTGAGCCTCCCAGATTGTAAGAGCGTGGGGTGAGGCAAACGAGTAGCCATAGTCAAAGCCCAACACGCCATATTCAGAAAGCAAGGAGTTGTACACATAGAAACGACCCTGCTCTTTATGGAGATGGTTTAAGGGAAGGTACTCTTCTTCCGCATCTTCAGTTAGCACTACAGAATGGCGGTGAGAGAAAGTTCCGCGCTCCACGTCCTGACCGGAAAGCCGCACATTGTTCCCCTCGCGCAGCAATGTAGCGTAGGCGAGCAGTTCGCCCATCGCCCAATCCAGCCGGTCTTCATCAATCATCTTGAGGCGGTCATCGAGCAGTTTCACCACCTTTCGGAAGAACTTTTTGTCTTTTGGAAGAGTGTTCATGTTCACCGCCAATTCCTTAAGCCCTTTCAGGCTGTAGGCTGTTTCCGGTGATTCGTCCATTTCTCCGGGCTTGGCCATTCGCAGTCCGTCCCAGGTATTTGCCAGAAATTGGGTAACACTGGCCTTTGCAATTTTCTTGGATGCGTCGAAAGCCTTATCCAAAATGGCTTCGTAATCCTCACGCATCGATTTGTTTTCGTCTGATGTGAGGAACCCTTCCTTCTCCAGTTGCTCGGCATAAATCTCCCGCGGATTGGGGTGCTTTGCGATGAGATTGTACAGTTTGGGTTGGGTAAATTTGGGTTCATCACCCTCGTTGTGCCCGTATTTACGGTAGCAAAGGAGGTCAATAAACACATCGCGTTTCCAGCGCTGGCGGTACTCCACGGCAATCATTACGGTTTGCACCATGGCCTCTACGTCGTCGCCGTTTACATGAAACACTGGCGAAAGGGTTACTTTACCCACATCGGTGCAATAGGTGCTTGAACGGCCGTCGAGGTAGTTTGTGGTAAAACCCACCTGGTTGTTCACCACAATGTGGATGGTTCCACCGGTGGCGTATCCGTCGAGCTGTGCCATTTGTATCACTTCATACACCACACCCTGGGCAGCAATGGCGGCATCCCCATGCACCAGAATGGGTATCACTTTGGATGAGTCTTCGAGGTAGTTGTCGATTTTGGCGCGGGTGATACCTTGTACTACAGGGTCTACCGCCTCAAGATGAGACGGATTCGGAGCAAGAGTAAGGTGCACATTATGTCCGCTGAAGGTTTTAATCCCCGAAGACTGACCGAGGTGATATTTCACATCGCCATCGATGCGCTTTCCTTCGTCCTGAAACTCTTTACCTTCAAACTCACTGAAAATATCTTCAAAGGGTTTTCCGAAAATGTTTGCCAGTACATTGAGTCGTCCGCGATGGGCCATCCCCATCACAAACTCCTTGGCTCCCAGGGTTGCTCCGTGTTCAATAATGTGATCAATTCCCGGAATCAGGGCTTCTCCTCCTTCAACTGAAAAGCGTTTCTGACCCACAAATTTTTTCTGCAGATACTGCTCAAAAACCGTTGCCTGGTTCAGTTTTTCAAAAATCTGCAGTTTTTCTTTCTTCCCGAATTTGGGCCGGTTTTCAATCTCAATTTTGTTGCGAATCCAGCCCAAACGCTCCGGTTCGCGAATGTAGTTGTACTCGATACCAATGGATCGGCAGTAGGTTTCTTCCAAATGGTCAATGATATCGCGCAGGGTTGCCCTTCCAATTCCGATTTCCTGACCGGCTTCGAACTCCATATCGAGATGGGAGGTCTCCAGGTTAAAGTTTTCGAGAGCCAGTGTGGGCTCGTACTTTCTGCGCTCCCGCACAGGGTTGGTACGGGTAAAAAGGTGTCCTCTTGAGCGGTATCCGTTGATGAGATTCAGCACCCGAAACTCGAGGTACACCGGCTCGCAAAAAGCGGCATCGGTGGCATCTTCAAAGTGGGTTCGGGCAAATTCAAAGCCCTTGAAAAAGTTTTGCCAGCTTTCATCAACACTGTTAGGGTCTTTCAGAAACTGCTGAAACTGTGCTTCAATCGCGCTCACATCGGCGTTGCCGAGAAAAGAAAATTTGTCCATTATGGAAGTGTCCGTGTTGTGCGTGCAAAGTTACGATTTTA
Above is a genomic segment from Cryomorphaceae bacterium containing:
- a CDS encoding DUF3108 domain-containing protein, translating into MDYELKKWLKASFAMARVYNTYLFTFGLLFEISHTMKTWATIFALMLMLPLAGEAQKNHPPVVSLDTLQRITQLPVVTQNAFKPGEKLTYRVRYGFIQAGEISIEVKPTSRVFSGRKAHHIVGVGQTIRAFSWFYKMRDRYDSYIDAEGLFPWEFERDLKESNYASHKKYRFYPDRGAVETHKGQTYATPHGVQDMISAFYYARTFDFSRAKPGDVFSVESFMDEEIFNLQVKFLGRETIKTKKGTFRCMKFVPHVQEGRVFKKEESVVIWISDDANKIPVLAQADIVVGSIKIELEDYEGIANPLAMY
- the odhB gene encoding 2-oxoglutarate dehydrogenase complex dihydrolipoyllysine-residue succinyltransferase — translated: MILEMKVPSPGESISEVEIATWLVQDGDYVEKDQAIAEVDSDKATLELPAEDSGVITLKAEEGDTVAVGAVVCLIDTSAEKPAGEAKKEEAPAAKKEEKEEKAPAKEEKKESASAAASKTAAPAKEQSASGHATGHPSPAARKLMDENKVRSDQVNGTGKDGRITKQDVLAAMAGGFSAEHATGWGGTRDSKREKMSMLRRKISERLVSVKNDTAMLTTFNEVNMQPVMDVRNRYKDIFKEQHGVGLGFMSFFTKAVTEALRQFPAVNAQLDGQEIVYHDYADIGIAVSSPKGLMVPVLRNAEQMSLADIEAGIKDLAVKARDGKISIEEMTGGTFTITNGGVFGSMLSTPIINPPQSAILGMHNIVERPIAENGQVVIRPVMYVALSYDHRIIDGKESVSFLVAVKEMLENPTRLIFGGKSPEEVLLGL
- a CDS encoding 2-oxoglutarate dehydrogenase E1 component, with the protein product MDKFSFLGNADVSAIEAQFQQFLKDPNSVDESWQNFFKGFEFARTHFEDATDAAFCEPVYLEFRVLNLINGYRSRGHLFTRTNPVRERRKYEPTLALENFNLETSHLDMEFEAGQEIGIGRATLRDIIDHLEETYCRSIGIEYNYIREPERLGWIRNKIEIENRPKFGKKEKLQIFEKLNQATVFEQYLQKKFVGQKRFSVEGGEALIPGIDHIIEHGATLGAKEFVMGMAHRGRLNVLANIFGKPFEDIFSEFEGKEFQDEGKRIDGDVKYHLGQSSGIKTFSGHNVHLTLAPNPSHLEAVDPVVQGITRAKIDNYLEDSSKVIPILVHGDAAIAAQGVVYEVIQMAQLDGYATGGTIHIVVNNQVGFTTNYLDGRSSTYCTDVGKVTLSPVFHVNGDDVEAMVQTVMIAVEYRQRWKRDVFIDLLCYRKYGHNEGDEPKFTQPKLYNLIAKHPNPREIYAEQLEKEGFLTSDENKSMREDYEAILDKAFDASKKIAKASVTQFLANTWDGLRMAKPGEMDESPETAYSLKGLKELAVNMNTLPKDKKFFRKVVKLLDDRLKMIDEDRLDWAMGELLAYATLLREGNNVRLSGQDVERGTFSHRHSVVLTEDAEEEYLPLNHLHKEQGRFYVYNSLLSEYGVLGFDYGYSFASPHALTIWEAQFGDFNNGAQIIIDQFISAAEEKWRTMNGIVMLLPHGYEGQGSEHSSARVERFLSLCAEDNMQVCNATTPASFFHLLRRQLHRPFRKPLVVFTPKKLLRYPRAVSSLKEMSQGGFREVIDDETVKVAEVDTLVFCTGKIYYDAIEKRESEERGHNMAIIRLEQLYPFPEKQLRALIKKYKQAKNFVWLQEEPENMGAWSFVMRKLRDLQLQYVGREESASPAGGSPIIHRFRQETVLSDLFAYAPKKSKSNKKSTVS